ATGGAGAAAAGGCATCTTCTGGGATGCCACCCTATCTTCCCTCGTTTTATTTAGGAGTCCAAAAGACAGCCTCCCTGTTCCTAGTCCTGCCTCCTACGGACTTGAATTGTAGGGTATTCCTTCCCACAGCTGCCCTTCTGCTAACCACAAAGACATGATTCCAGTGGAGCCTAGTTCTGAGAATGTCTTTTCCCCATCAAACCTCTTTACCATAACTCAGTTCATGCTCCATCACTACTGCCCTTGCCTGCCTAGACCAAACCTTTCTAGGTATGTTGATttatctgaacacacacacacacacacacacacacacacacacacacacacacactggggagaggaggaacaAGTTCCCAGGGTAAGAGTCTGCTAACTTTCAGCTTTGCTGAGAAAGGGCTAATGTGGTTTCTCTCCCCACTGTCCCAGTCACAGGAACACCTGGGTGTAAGTCCCTTGACTGGCAGCCTGTCTTCTGCCACTGTGATAGCCACACAGGGCCCACTCCAACCTGTCCCTGAGGGCTGTCAGTCAGGGGAATAGGCCATCTGGTAGGCTTTACCACCACATGTGACATGTATCCCCTTCTGAACCTCTTGCCTCCTTGAAAGCAGGGCTCAGAGCTCTCCAATTGTGACTAAGAGGGTACAGGGTGCTAACTCTTacctttcagtttatttatttgggtttgggattatgtgagacaggatctcagtatgtTGAATTTAACCTTTTAGTGTATCACTTGGTTGGGGTGTGATCATTTTCACACCAGTGAAATGAAATTCGAGTAAGTCAAATGCCATTTTGTGTTCAGTCCCCGATGTTTGTCATACCAAAGCTAAGTTCCATCTGACCCGGGGCTCCCAATAAAAACGAATGTATTTTCAGTCCTCAGCTTGAATAACCTCAGATTGAGAGAGTAAAAAAAAGAGAGTGCTCTTTTCCTGATGGGGACTTTGAAACTCTGAGTGTCTAGAGTTGGCTGTGTAGTTTAGGCTGACCTGAATTTAGGAACTTAAAGCAATTGGAAGGCCTTTGCTGAGTCAGCTACTTTCAATTGGAGTCTCTGGCTGGCTCTTCAGCATCTCTGGAGGTTAGTCttctttagagttttaaaaggaaacaaacccTCCGGTTTTCCCACTTTGGGTGTCTTCGATTTCTAAGAGCGTAgacgggggagggggaggggagggcggAATTCTCCTCAATCCCTGGTCTAAGGGTTGGGAGTCAGGATCTCAACCCAAGCCATCGGACATTGGCCCTTAGATGTTCGCTTCGGTGTCCCTGGATTTCTCCCGGTGTGAGTTTCCTCTCCACCATCCCTTGGGACCTAACAGATCTTAAGCAAAGACAAGAGAagtgggaagaaagggagaggccGCATCTAGGTAGACTGGGGTATAGTCACAGCCCCGCTGAGGGAAACATTACCCGCTTGCCAAAAAGACCTAACGAGGAAGGGACTGTTTTTCAAAAAGCCAATATGTGGATCTCAACTTCACATATCAAAAAGAACCTCTATTTCCAAGCCTGAGAGTTGGGACCTGGATATATCTGGCTTTTAATCTGTTCAGGAAATATCAATATCTTGTTCTTAATTTGCCCTGCAAAGCATCCTGTTTGTAAAGTTTAAGGTCCAGCGACTTTGTGATAGGCCCGCACACTCACGTTGTAAGATTTCTCAAATTGTTGGACCACCAGACACAATTGGAGAAAATAGGCACACCTGATCCGGAATGTACTATTGGTGAAACGAAGCGTACAGGGGATCCCAGAATATACGACTTTACTTAGGCTCTGGCGAATACAAAAGCGACAGAGATTTGAGAAATAGACCACCAGACCCACCTGGGAGGCGGGTAGAGGAGGGTGAggacaaaaggaaaagggggaaagggcTAGCTAGTGAAAACAACCCCACCCCGAGCCTGTTGCTGGCTGTTGATGGTGTTCCTTCCTTGTGATTTTAGAGACTCCTCCGCGCGCGACCGCCCCGCTTGGAGCTGGGAACCCGAGGATGGAGCGCGGTGTGGGCAACGGCAGTGACAACGTACACCCGGGGCTCGCCAGGACGCGCCCGCGGCGGAAGCCCCGCGTGCTGTTCTCGCAGGCCCAAGTGCTGGCCCTGGAGCGGCGCTTCAGGCAGCAGCGGTACCTGTCTGCGCCCGAGCGCGAGCACCTGGCCAGCGCGCTGCAGCTCACGTCCACGCAGGTCAAGATCTGGTTCCAAAACCGGCGCTACAAGTGCAAGAGGCAGCGCCAGGACCAGACCCTGGAACTGGCGGGCCACCCGCTAACACCCCGCCGGGTGACAGTGCCCGTACTAGTGCTGGACGGCAAGCCCTGCCTGGGTCCGGAAGCCTCCGCCTTCCCGGGTCCCTATGCGCCCCATCCTTGTTTCGGGGGCTACTCGGGCACTCCCTACAGTGCTAGTTACGCAGGCCACTACAACGGCGCCGGCCCCGGGACACTCACACCACTGGCCAGCTCTGGCTTCAGTCCAGGTGGCCCGAGTGCTGCCCCGCAGGGCCATCTGCCCGCCACGCTACAGGGAGTCACGGCCTGGTGAAAAGCCGGGGCTCAACTACTGCTTGGTGCCTGGTCCCCTCCTCTTCCAGCTGCTCGCCAGCGAGTTGAGCTTCGGCCAAGGGGATGGAAAGCTGCAGTCGTCCTGGTACTGCCCACCTTACTGATCTCGGGACTGAACTGCCCAGAGGAGCGGCCACCGGCAGGCTCTGAGAACATTCTTTCCCTCGGAGATAAAATCGGGATTTGGCTGGCCACCTAGCTGTTGTACAGAGGATAGTATGATGACTGACAATTTGGAAACAGGTGATTCTGAGCCACAATCCCCTTTAAACAATTGCAAGcatcctggaggcctgagatcAAGGCTGTTCGCACTCCATCCCTTAAAGGAACAAGTGTGCGGGTAGAGGGGATGCGGGGTTGAGAAAATAGAAATGTCAAGCCGCTGAAGATACCAGAAGACGACGAACCTGGAAGTGCCCCAGACAGGGTTTAGGGTTTATGCACCCTGGACCTCCGGAAGGTCCGTTGGGGAGCACTTTCCCTAGCGGTGATCTCACTTGCCTCCTAGGGCCTCTCCACTCTCGACAACTGCGTTCTGTGCAGGGAACAGCCGGACAAGTAAATGAGCTAACTGTATTCGGTGTGCGTGCCTGTTATAGACACCAGGACCCTGATAAGTTCTCAGAGGGCAGGGTGACATACATACATCtgtacccagcactcaggagacccaAGTGGGAGGATTGGGGAATTCAAGGcgcaacctgggctacataaggagtCTCTGTATCCAAAGCAAAATAAAGTGTAGGCAGATAAAGCCGATTCATCCCTGAAGGTAGGTTATTGGGTTTTGCCTCGCACTTTCTCCACTTTGTAGATACTTTTAAAGGGGGACATTTTAAGTCCCCGTCAGAAAAatagccccaccccaccccaagtaAATCTAAAAAGATAGTTCTTTAACTGTGGGATcttcaaaattatgaaaaatttaCACTTCCCCAATCTTAAATCATCCGACCCGAAGACTGAAAATGAACTCAATTTATTAATGGGAGCACGGAGTCAAATAGGAATTTAGCTTTGGTAGGACAAACAGAGCAGGGCATTGAGTAGAAAAATGTGATGTCAGTGTCGTTGGACTTCATTTTCAACCCTGAGAATCCCAATTCTCTACCCCTCAACTGATAGCAAAAGCTAAATTCTATTTTTGAACAGGTTCCCATATTTAACTAAAGGGGACACCCAGCAGTTTTCCCTGGACAGCCACTCCAGTGAGGAAGTGAGGAAGGGCCCAGTTTGATCTTCTCTGAAAGATGCTCAATGGTTGGCAGCTTGCATCCCTTAAGAGTTAGATGCCTAGGCTAGGGAAACCAAAGCCactgttcctttttaaaatctactACCACTTCCTCCTTTTAGCATTTATTcattgggggagggaggaggtgcATGCCTTCCCACGGTGCCTGTAGAGAGAGGACAAAGTGAAGGAGACCCTCTCTCCTTTTACCCTGTGGGTCTTGGGGCTGGACCCCAGGCTTGACTTGGCACCTTTATTAGCAGAGTGTATCTCTATGGTCCAGTATCACTTCCTCATACTTTCcctttgttctcttcctcttatttttcatttcttcgctgttaataaattatatttagaaGTGCATCAGTGCCCTGTAATTAATGTTGTGCCCGTGGGACTTAAAAGACAAAAGTATGGAATAATGAGATGTGGCTTGATTGGTAGAGGGCTAGCTCTGTGTGTGGAAGACCCTGAGCTGGATCCACCACCACTGCAGAACCTGAGTGCAGTGATGCAGGcttctaactccagctctggaggtggaaacagaaacagaggcaaCGGGCTATCATTGGCTATGAAGCAGTGCAGTCCTGCCTGAgcaacatgagaccctgcctaaataaaatttttaaaaagtacgtGTATTTCAGATTTGAAAATCTCAATAAGAGATGTCCTCAACTAAACTAAGCTAAAGACTCAGCTAAACTTTCTATACTGTGAGACTCATCAGAGGAGTCTCCTAACTCTCCCTTTGAAGGGTGTGGTTATCAAAGGAGGGGACATTTGGACGCTAATGCTACATCAGGATAGACATCTTTCAATCCAATGTTGCTACTGAAGCCTATCAGGTTTTCCTTGGAAGTTCCCCCCCAGAAGCTCCCTTGAACAGGCCTTACCCCAGATAACATTGCATTCTAGATCTTTGGAACAGTAAGAAATTTAAATGTTATGCCTTTCCCCTTTCCTGCCCTTCTGGCCTAGAAAAGTCATAGAAGCAACAGAGTGCTGTGTTCTGGATAGGTCCTGACTCCTGGATTAAGCCAAGTTAGCCCTAGGCCATGCAACCTAGGGGAAAGCTGGGAAGAAAGCCAAGTGGATGGGGGCTCTCTGAgtgacaggcaggcaggctcaGGTCTGCCATGCTGGGTCGTCATGTCTGCTCCTTCCCAATAGGGGCACAAGAGCAAATGAGATATGGCTGCCATCCTTCAGGGCTTTATTATCTAAACTAGGGAAAGGCAATTCGAGAAAGGTGTCTGAAAATAGAGGGTAGTGTATACTGTGTGTCAGGACAGCAAAAGCTCCAGGAAGAAAACCCAGCTGGGGATGATGTAAAGGGACACTGTGGAGAGAGGTGGGTGGCTTTGGTGATGAGTGTGGGGAGAACTCTGTTTCTCCGGCAGAGGTCCATGTCTGTGCTATGGAGACAAGCAGAGGTTCCAATACGAGGGCCACAGTCCTGTTCCAGGGGTCTGAGCCACATATCAAGGTTTGCATTTGGGAGTctgggagttacaggcaattcACTGAAGTTCCATTGAGTGGCCTCCCCTTTCTTTCAAAAATGTACCATGGGACCATGTCGCAACCAAGCTTGAGACAATGAAGCTTGAGGAAGGCATAGGACACACAGCCTTATGGACCTTCATCTTTTGTtacactgccccccaccccagattGTTGTGACACCCCTGTTTGACTAACCTCAAACATAAAAACAGTAACAATGACAGAAACCATTCAAGCTCATCCCAAAGGGAATTCCTGACAGTAAGTCTGGGTTTCCCAGAACACCAAAGATTTCTTAAGGAAACAGGAACAAGGAAAATTCTCTTCTGCCTCTCCCCTCTGTGCCCAACAGCTGCTGTGAAAAGCACCCCACTCACACCCAGCCTTGGAAGTCCCCAACCCCCAGCTGTCTGTCTTCCCGGTAATCTGTCCAGTGCTAAAAGCTGCCTGCTCTGTGAGTCCCTCACTTATCCTCACGGGGCTTTTACTGGGGAGGGAACCACTCTGTAAGCAGCCTTATCTGCATCCTTCAGACCCATCACTCCAGTCACCTCTTAATGTTCACAAGTCCCCCAAATGGGAAGTAATTGacctctaaacaaaacaaaaaagctctcAGAGATAGCagaggttcctgtcctgactgtcCCAGGCCCAGGGGCTTCACCTAGACCAGGTGGGTGAGTCAACACATTTGCAGACTTTGTGGCTCCTGATCCTTCATCTCCcagcccatccccccaccccttaAGCCCACTGGTTCCCAGGCTGTGTACCAAATAGAGTCTAGACAGGGAGACTTGAGGCATTTACTTTTGTAAtgttatcatcatcatcgtcaccccaccaccaccatcaccctcaTCATTCTGAGTTGGAAGgtatattttaatcttttaaaacttcCATTTTAGAAAGTATCTAGAATTACCAGCATTCATATGCCCTCCTTATATCAATCGGCTCAATGACTGGCTCTTTTCCTTTGCTGGAAAAGAAGGGGATGGGGTTTTAAAATCAGTGCCCCTCGGCCCTCCCCTTCAGAGGGGTGGCCCTAGTTTAATTAGGAGCATGCTCTGGGACCTTGAGTCAGCCTTCTAACCTCTCTGTGCTTGGTCTCTCCATCTGTAACATTAAGAAGCTAGAACTCTGGGGCCACCCTTCTAACTTTGCGTGGCTCTCTGTGTTTCACGCATCCTTTCACTTTTAAAACTAGGAAATCTATAGGTGTGATGTCCAGAATGCTACATAAAACATCTAGACACTGTTTAAATGACACTTGCAAAGTGAACAGATTCTGTCAGCAATTCACAGTCACCCACTCAAGCATCGGTGCCTGCCCTCCTGCAGCTCTGCTCCCCACATCCTCCCAAAACGCAACCCCCTCCTCTtacccccacccatcccccagaGGTGGTCCCAGCGCTTAGATAAAGATTTTCAGGTTTCTTATTATGGACCTGGTTGTGCGGATGCTTCCTTAGCTATGATTTAATCGTGTCTGGTTTGGAAGGGTACCAGGGATCAGCCTGCATGGATTCTTTTGTGACTGGCCTCCTTTATTCCATGTGAGTGGGGATTTGTCCAGGCTGTTGCATGTAACTTAGGTCGGTTGATGTGCTGCGTTAGAAGGCACTAGGTGTATGTACTTTAATGAGTGTGTTAACTGACAGTGTAGGTCATGTATAGCTGGGACAGTAACACTGCTTTAGTGGTTCCATTTCTCATGAGCGTAGCTGTGATCTACAGCTGAGGTTTGTCTCTTCTTGCTATTGTAACTGGGCAATGATCTACCTGCTGGTAGGCTTCTACTCATTtgtgagcaggtgtgtgtgtgtgtgtgtatgactatatttgtgtgtgtgcgtatgtatgactatttgtctgtgtctttctcttgctctgtctctggtctctgtctgtctgtctctgtctgtctctgtctctgtctctctctctgtctctctctctctctctctctctctctctcgtgtgtgtgtgtgtgtgtgtgtgtgtgtgtgtgtgtgtgtgtgtgtgattatggaTAAACCTAGGACCACacgcatgccaggcaagtgctctgccactgagacaCAACCCCGTGCTAGGTTTCTATTGCTAGAGTAAATACCCACCCACCACTGTTCTACCCTTGTAACTACTTCGTCGTCTCACGCAGGATTCGCCTTCTCCATCAGATATAGGCAAGCTGACCCCTCTCTATTCACAGATTCAAACAATTTTAGGTACTTTTTTAAATACTTGGAAAAACTCCAACAGTTCCAAAAACTGAGAATTGCCTTTCCTTAAATACTGTGTTCACTCTCTACATATGAAGTGGTATCTTAAGTATTGTAATGAGTACCCTTGGTCACCTAGAGACACCTAGCAGATACAGAATGGTATGTGTGATTGGAGGGGTGTCTGTGCAAACACTGGGCTGCTTTAATAAAAAGACCTGACATCTATGGATTTTGGCATCTAAGGGGGGGGGTGCCCTAGAAC
The Cricetulus griseus strain 17A/GY chromosome 1 unlocalized genomic scaffold, alternate assembly CriGri-PICRH-1.0 chr1_1, whole genome shotgun sequence genome window above contains:
- the Nkx2-6 gene encoding homeobox protein Nkx-2.6; translation: MLLNPVTSTPFSVDDILRLEREQNDAKTPSQWELHRNLEKPQYQTMDPESGGTVSGNRAQTRSDPFGCPWEMEPETPPRATAPLGAGNPRMERGVGNGSDNVHPGLARTRPRRKPRVLFSQAQVLALERRFRQQRYLSAPEREHLASALQLTSTQVKIWFQNRRYKCKRQRQDQTLELAGHPLTPRRVTVPVLVLDGKPCLGPEASAFPGPYAPHPCFGGYSGTPYSASYAGHYNGAGPGTLTPLASSGFSPGGPSAAPQGHLPATLQGVTAW